In Janthinobacterium sp. J1-1, a single genomic region encodes these proteins:
- the mgtA gene encoding magnesium-translocating P-type ATPase: MLCLIEIGSRGSRADAGRISPAGDCRKLEEGIPMRKTVTHMKWHQSQTETTVLYALSKLSAQASCVAMGSTIAGLEWRTAQERLRRYGPNLVSRDVPPGMARQLWRRLRQPLNALLIALAAAAWALGDRPAAALILLITMLATGLSFLQEYRATAAATRLRSMVTNCARVRRRGRVDADADGYGELPIEALVPGDIIALAAGDMIPADVRLLETKDFFVNQAALTGEALPTEKFSAPFDAGAESPFDLPNMCFMGENVQSGYATGVIIRTGSGTLFGELADQVAHGRPATAFDLGVRQFTLMMIRCIAVMVPVVLLINGLTKHDWLEAMMFALAIGVGLTPEMLPMIITVNLAKGALVMARAKVIVKRLDAIQNLGAMDILCTDKTGTLTQDRIILKRHLDLNGNESERVLRYAWINSHFQSGLKNLLDVAVLKHAELHGLLGVDAGYAKVDEIPFDFSRRRLSVVVATPEGRHLLVCKGAVEEIMAVCSHYEADGRCAILDATHIAAVNAQAHALNDDGFRVVAIGYKDVLADQAGGHRADETELTLAGYIAFLDPPKESAAAALDALAGQGVAVKILTGDNPVITRKVCREVGFDAGVIVPGTSLDSMQDAELAVLAERTRVFAKLTPSQKERVVRLLRGHKHVVGFLGDGINDSPALRAADVGLSVDGAVDIAKEAADIILLEKNLMVLQEGVLEGHRVFANMTKYLRMGASSNIGNMFSVLGASLFLPFLPLTPIQVLANNLLYDCSQMAIPSDSVDAAEIAMPCLWDMDRMFKFMLLLGAVSSLFDYLTFAMLLWFFDAWRDPALFQTGWFIESLLSQTLIIHILRTARIPFFQSRASVVLSVTSAAICALGIWLPHSAFAAALGLRPLPPCYWILLLPLLCAYAVSAFIAKRYGARLWTG, encoded by the coding sequence TTGCTGTGCCTGATTGAGATCGGTTCACGCGGCAGCCGGGCGGATGCCGGGCGCATTTCCCCTGCCGGTGATTGCCGCAAGCTTGAAGAAGGAATCCCGATGCGAAAGACTGTTACCCATATGAAATGGCACCAGTCTCAGACTGAAACGACCGTACTGTACGCGCTGAGCAAGCTGAGTGCGCAAGCCAGTTGCGTTGCGATGGGCTCTACCATCGCAGGACTGGAGTGGCGCACCGCGCAGGAGCGGCTGCGGCGCTACGGGCCCAATCTGGTGAGCCGTGATGTGCCACCGGGCATGGCAAGGCAGTTGTGGCGCCGCTTGCGCCAGCCCTTGAACGCCTTGTTAATCGCGCTCGCCGCCGCAGCCTGGGCCTTGGGCGATCGCCCGGCCGCGGCATTGATCTTGTTGATCACCATGCTGGCCACCGGCCTGTCTTTTTTGCAGGAGTATCGTGCCACCGCGGCGGCGACCCGCTTGCGTTCGATGGTCACGAATTGCGCCCGTGTACGGCGTCGTGGCCGGGTGGATGCCGATGCCGATGGCTACGGCGAGCTGCCGATCGAGGCCTTGGTGCCAGGCGACATCATCGCCTTGGCGGCGGGTGACATGATCCCCGCCGATGTGCGCCTGCTGGAGACGAAGGATTTTTTTGTCAATCAGGCGGCCTTGACGGGGGAAGCACTGCCCACGGAAAAATTTTCGGCGCCATTTGACGCGGGAGCCGAGTCGCCTTTTGATCTGCCCAATATGTGTTTCATGGGCGAAAACGTGCAAAGTGGCTATGCTACCGGCGTCATCATTCGAACCGGCTCGGGTACCTTGTTCGGCGAATTGGCTGATCAGGTCGCGCACGGCCGTCCGGCCACCGCTTTTGACCTGGGTGTCAGGCAATTTACCTTGATGATGATACGCTGCATCGCGGTCATGGTACCGGTGGTGTTGCTGATCAATGGCTTGACCAAGCACGACTGGCTGGAGGCCATGATGTTCGCGCTGGCCATCGGGGTCGGATTGACCCCTGAAATGCTACCGATGATCATCACGGTCAATCTGGCAAAGGGTGCGCTGGTGATGGCCCGCGCCAAGGTGATCGTGAAGCGGCTCGATGCGATTCAGAATCTGGGCGCGATGGACATTCTCTGTACCGACAAAACGGGTACGCTCACGCAGGACCGGATCATTCTCAAGCGTCACCTGGACTTGAACGGCAATGAGTCCGAGCGCGTGCTGCGTTATGCCTGGATCAATAGCCATTTCCAGTCTGGCTTGAAAAATTTGCTCGATGTGGCTGTATTGAAACACGCCGAGTTGCATGGCCTGCTGGGCGTGGATGCGGGGTACGCAAAGGTGGATGAAATTCCGTTTGATTTTTCGCGTCGGCGCTTGTCGGTGGTGGTAGCGACACCGGAAGGCCGCCATCTCTTGGTATGCAAGGGTGCCGTCGAGGAAATCATGGCCGTCTGCAGCCACTATGAAGCCGATGGCCGATGCGCCATCCTCGACGCGACGCATATTGCCGCCGTCAATGCCCAGGCCCATGCTTTGAACGATGATGGCTTCCGGGTCGTGGCCATCGGGTATAAAGATGTGCTGGCGGACCAAGCCGGCGGCCATCGCGCTGATGAAACGGAACTGACACTGGCCGGCTATATCGCTTTCCTGGATCCGCCCAAGGAAAGTGCGGCTGCCGCACTCGACGCGCTGGCAGGGCAGGGCGTCGCGGTAAAGATCCTCACAGGCGACAACCCTGTCATTACCCGCAAGGTCTGCCGTGAAGTTGGCTTCGACGCCGGCGTGATCGTGCCCGGCACCAGCCTGGACAGCATGCAGGACGCGGAACTGGCCGTTCTGGCGGAGCGCACACGCGTGTTTGCCAAGCTGACACCGTCGCAAAAGGAGCGCGTGGTGCGCTTGCTGCGCGGCCACAAGCATGTGGTTGGCTTTCTCGGCGACGGTATCAACGACAGTCCGGCCTTGCGGGCTGCCGATGTGGGCCTGTCGGTGGATGGCGCGGTCGATATCGCGAAGGAGGCGGCCGATATCATTTTGCTGGAAAAAAACTTGATGGTGTTGCAAGAAGGGGTACTTGAAGGGCACAGGGTGTTTGCCAACATGACGAAGTACCTGCGGATGGGCGCCAGTTCGAACATCGGCAATATGTTCAGCGTGCTGGGGGCAAGCCTGTTCCTGCCGTTTCTGCCATTGACGCCGATCCAGGTACTGGCGAATAATCTGCTGTATGACTGCTCGCAAATGGCGATTCCGAGCGACAGCGTGGATGCGGCCGAGATTGCCATGCCGTGCCTTTGGGATATGGACCGCATGTTCAAGTTCATGCTGTTGTTGGGGGCGGTCAGTTCCTTGTTCGATTATCTCACCTTCGCCATGTTGCTGTGGTTCTTCGATGCGTGGCGCGATCCTGCACTGTTCCAGACCGGCTGGTTCATCGAGTCGCTGCTGAGCCAGACCCTGATCATCCATATTCTCCGCACGGCCAGGATACCGTTTTTTCAGAGCCGGGCCAGCGTCGTGCTGTCGGTGACCAGTGCCGCTATTTGCGCGCTCGGCATCTGGTTGCCGCACTCGGCCTTTGCCGCCGCACTCGGTTTGCGGCCCTTGCCCCCCTGTTACTGGATATTGCTGCTTCCGCTGTTGTGCGCCTATGCGGTATCGGCTTTTATCGCGAAAAGATATGGTGCGCGGCTCTGGACT
- a CDS encoding cation-translocating P-type ATPase, protein MDKPQGTEGLTAAQAAERLQKDGPNALPAARPLGAAGLLIEVVVEPMFLLLVGCGVIYLLLGDRNEALMLLAFVGIVIGMTFFQRRRTESSLRALSDLSSPRALVIRDGNQERIAGRELVVGDLVLLAEGDRVPADMELLSASNLTADESLLTGESVPVVKYGCSEDGVGPASLVYSGTLITQGTASGLVVATGPRSALGRIGASLVTLGSELTPIQLQTRRVVKQVTIGGLALAAGLALAYWWLRGEGLQGLLAGLTLAMAVLPEELPVILTLFLGLGAWRLARENILARSIPAIELLGATTVLCVDKTGTLTANSMVVARIWSQETSYDCRYPGAAALPELLHGVLEYAVLASHRRAFDPMESAIVRTGASLLANTEHLHADWQLVDDYPLSRQMLAMSRVWQSPDRSGFLVAAKGAPEAIIDLCHLPPARAAAIATEVQAMADSGLRVIGIARAIFAAPHLPDNQHGFDFEFLGLLGMHDPVRPEVPDAVAQCHAAGMRVVMITGDHPATASAIARQAGIAGMADKRLSGNDLAMLDDTALQERLADTDVFCRIAPEQKLRLVLAFRRRGDIVAMTGDGVNDAPALKAAHIGVAMGARGTDVAREAAALVLLKDDFSSLLLAVRHGRCLFANLRKAIVFIVAVHVPIVGLSILPVLLGWPMLLMPVHILFLQMVIDPACSIVFEAEPIEAGAMLSKPRRPDMHLFDRDLLVRGLLQGIGLLLMLLGVFAYVRWSLQSDDVARTTTFLALVLSNLGLIHVNRQWTQPSWRSGVRSNQAFIWISMATLLLLLLALGVPALRDLFGFALPGMAQLVMCCLVAMLATLWFECVKWALARERRRSTVAVPD, encoded by the coding sequence ATGGACAAGCCGCAGGGCACCGAGGGGCTGACAGCAGCGCAGGCCGCTGAACGACTGCAAAAAGACGGGCCGAATGCGCTGCCTGCGGCACGTCCTTTGGGTGCGGCCGGCCTGTTGATCGAGGTTGTCGTGGAACCCATGTTCCTGCTGCTGGTTGGCTGTGGCGTCATTTATCTGCTGCTCGGCGATCGCAATGAGGCGCTGATGCTGCTGGCCTTCGTTGGCATTGTCATCGGCATGACGTTTTTCCAGCGCAGACGTACCGAAAGCTCGCTGCGTGCGCTAAGCGACCTGTCCAGTCCGCGTGCGCTGGTGATTCGGGATGGAAATCAGGAACGCATCGCTGGCCGGGAACTGGTGGTGGGCGACCTGGTCTTGCTTGCCGAAGGCGACCGCGTGCCCGCCGACATGGAGCTGCTCAGTGCATCGAATTTGACGGCCGATGAGTCGTTGCTGACGGGAGAATCAGTACCGGTGGTCAAGTATGGTTGCTCCGAGGACGGCGTCGGTCCGGCCAGCCTTGTCTATTCCGGCACGCTGATCACTCAAGGCACGGCCAGCGGCCTGGTGGTCGCCACCGGCCCGCGTAGCGCACTCGGTCGCATCGGTGCCTCACTGGTCACACTGGGCAGCGAACTGACGCCAATCCAGTTGCAAACGCGCCGGGTCGTCAAGCAGGTCACCATCGGCGGCCTGGCTCTCGCCGCCGGCCTGGCGCTGGCCTATTGGTGGCTGCGCGGAGAGGGCCTGCAAGGGCTGCTGGCCGGACTGACGCTGGCCATGGCGGTCCTGCCGGAAGAGCTTCCAGTGATCCTGACGCTTTTCCTGGGCCTGGGCGCCTGGCGCTTGGCGCGCGAAAATATTCTGGCGCGCAGTATTCCCGCGATTGAATTGCTCGGCGCGACGACCGTACTTTGTGTCGACAAGACGGGAACACTGACCGCCAACAGCATGGTGGTGGCCCGCATCTGGTCGCAGGAAACCTCTTACGATTGCCGATATCCTGGCGCCGCCGCTTTGCCGGAGTTGCTGCACGGCGTGCTCGAATATGCCGTGCTGGCCAGTCACCGGCGGGCGTTTGACCCGATGGAGTCGGCCATTGTCCGGACCGGCGCAAGTTTGCTGGCCAATACCGAACACCTGCATGCCGACTGGCAGCTGGTCGACGATTATCCTCTGTCGCGGCAAATGCTGGCCATGTCGCGGGTGTGGCAATCGCCGGACCGCTCCGGGTTCCTGGTGGCGGCGAAGGGGGCGCCCGAGGCCATCATCGACCTGTGCCATCTTCCACCGGCGCGCGCGGCCGCTATTGCCACCGAAGTACAAGCCATGGCAGACAGCGGTTTGCGCGTGATCGGTATTGCCCGTGCCATCTTTGCCGCGCCACATCTGCCTGACAATCAGCATGGTTTTGATTTTGAATTTCTCGGCCTGCTGGGCATGCACGATCCGGTACGGCCGGAAGTCCCCGATGCAGTGGCGCAATGTCACGCTGCGGGGATGCGCGTGGTGATGATCACGGGCGACCATCCCGCCACCGCATCGGCGATCGCGCGGCAGGCTGGTATCGCGGGCATGGCGGACAAGCGCTTGTCGGGCAATGATCTGGCCATGCTCGATGACACGGCGCTACAGGAACGCCTGGCGGACACCGATGTTTTTTGCCGTATCGCACCGGAGCAGAAATTGCGTCTGGTGCTGGCGTTTCGCCGGCGCGGTGATATCGTCGCCATGACCGGTGACGGCGTCAATGACGCGCCTGCGTTGAAGGCCGCCCATATCGGCGTGGCGATGGGCGCGCGCGGCACCGATGTCGCGCGCGAAGCGGCCGCGCTGGTACTGCTCAAGGATGACTTTTCCTCGTTGCTGCTGGCGGTCCGTCATGGCCGCTGCCTGTTTGCCAATCTGCGCAAGGCGATCGTCTTTATCGTCGCGGTCCATGTTCCCATCGTTGGCCTGTCGATCCTGCCGGTGCTGCTGGGCTGGCCCATGCTGTTGATGCCGGTGCATATACTCTTCCTGCAGATGGTGATCGACCCTGCCTGCTCGATCGTATTCGAGGCCGAGCCGATAGAAGCCGGTGCCATGCTGAGCAAGCCTAGAAGGCCGGACATGCATTTGTTCGACCGCGACCTTCTGGTACGCGGTTTGCTGCAGGGAATAGGACTGCTGCTCATGCTGCTCGGCGTCTTTGCGTATGTTCGCTGGTCGCTTCAGTCCGACGACGTCGCGCGCACGACGACGTTCCTGGCCCTGGTGCTGTCGAACCTGGGGTTGATCCATGTCAATCGTCAATGGACCCAGCCGTCCTGGCGCAGCGGGGTACGCTCGAACCAGGCGTTCATATGGATCAGCATGGCGACCTTGCTGTTGCTGTTGCTGGCACTGGGTGTGCCGGCGCTGCGTGACCTGTTTGGCTTCGCGCTTCCGGGCATGGCCCAACTGGTGATGTGCTGCCTGGTCGCCATGCTCGCTACCCTCTGGTTCGAGTGCGTCAAGTGGGCGCTCGCCAGAGAGCGCAGGCGCAGTACTGTTGCTGTGCCTGATTGA